A stretch of Macadamia integrifolia cultivar HAES 741 chromosome 7, SCU_Mint_v3, whole genome shotgun sequence DNA encodes these proteins:
- the LOC122083533 gene encoding UDP-glycosyltransferase 88F3-like, producing the protein MEGTIVLYPIMTIGHLVSMVELGNLILRQYHHRISVTILITSDPFVTPEVTAFLRHNSKTTPSITFHHLPSLSIEPSPNRSRAAVRGELIHLNNPNVVHALQTISETSTIRALVLDFFCAPASTVASDLGIPTYYYIPAGAIFLSFLLYFPTIHNQTTKSFKQLTTTHLHFPGLPPIWASHMPDLVLDRDDQGYYYTLEIGSSLPKSKGIIVNTFESLESKVIKAITDGLCIPDVPTPPVYCIGPLIDSPNSHSVEDENINQCLSWLDAQPSRSVVFLCFGSRGVFSKAQVKEIAVGLEKSGQRFLWVLRKPLSEDNDKHFSLVSKDPDLDVLLPEGFLERTHDRGLVVKEWAPQVEVLNKESVGGFVTHCGWNSVLEAVSAGVPMEAWPLYAEQHMNRTVLVEQMKLGMPIEESEDGIVNAAEVEKRVRALMESEEGRVLRERSRKTKEEAMAAWSEGGSSMIAFTKLADSWIY; encoded by the coding sequence atggaaggcaCTATTGTGTTATACCCTATAATGACCATCGGCCACCTCGTATCAATGGTGGAACTAGGTAACCTCATTCTCCGCCAATACCATCACCGCATCTCCGTTACAATCCTTATCACGTCAGACCCATTTGTCACCCCAGAAGTCACCGCCTTCCTCCGTCACAACTCCAAAACCACCCCTTCGATTACCTTCCACCACCTCCCTTCCCTCTCCATCGAACCATCTCCCAATCGAAGCCGCGCAGCTGTCCGCGGCGAACTTATCCACTTAAACAACCCAAACGTCGTCCATGCGCTTCAAACCATCTCAGAAACCTCCACTATTCGAGCCCTTGTCTTAGACTTCTTCTGCGCCCCTGCCTCCACCGTGGCATCTGATCTTGGTATCCCTACATACTACTATATCCCTGCAGGTGctatctttctctccttcttgctCTATTTCCCCACCATCCACAATCAAACCACCAAGAGCTTCAAGCAACTCACCACGACCCATCTGCATTTCCCGGGCTTGCCGCCCATCTGGGCCTCCCATATGCCCGATCTGGTGCTAGACCGAGATGACCAGGGCTACTATTACACGTTAGAGATCGGTTCCAGCCTACCCAAGTCGAAAGGAATTATAGTCAACACTTTTGAGTCCCTTGAGTCAAAAGTGATCAAAGCCATCACTGATGGGCTCTGCATACCAGACGTTCCAACTCCACCTGTTTACTGCATCGGACCATTGATCGACAGCCCCAATAGTCATTCCGTGGAGGATGAAAATATAAATCAATGCTTGTCATGGCTGGATGCGCAACCGAGTCGGAGCGTCGTGTTCTTGTGTTTTGGAAGCCGAGGTGTGTTCTCGAAGGCGCAGGTGAAAGAGATCGCAGTTGGGTTGGAGAAGAGTGGGCAGAGGTTCTTGTGGGTTCTGCGGAAGCCTCTCTCAGAGGACAATGACAAACACTTTTCTTTGGTAAGTAAAGATCCGGATTTGGATGTTCTGTTGCCGGAAGGTTTCTTGGAAAGGACCCATGACCGGGGCCTTGTGGTCAAGGAGTGGGCTCCGCAAGTGGAAGTGCTTAATAAGGAATCGGTCGGTGGGTTCGTGACTCACTGTGGGTGGAACTCGGTGTTGGAAGCAGTTTCTGCAGGGGTGCCTATGGAGGCATGGCCTCTCTATGCTGAGCAGCACATGAACAGGACAGTTTTGGTGGAGCAGATGAAACTGGGGATGCCGATTGAGGAATCCGAAGATGGGATAGTGAATGCGGCAGAGGTTGAGAAACGAGTGAGAGCGTTGATGGAATCGGAAGAAGGGAGGGTTTTAAGAGAACGGAGTCGCAAGACGAAGGAAGAGGCTATGGCTGCGTGGTCTGAGGGTGGTTCTTCTATGATTGCTTTCACCAAGCTGGCTGACTCATGGATCTATTGA